The following are encoded together in the Juglans microcarpa x Juglans regia isolate MS1-56 chromosome 2D, Jm3101_v1.0, whole genome shotgun sequence genome:
- the LOC121250524 gene encoding LOW QUALITY PROTEIN: ARF guanine-nucleotide exchange factor GNL2 (The sequence of the model RefSeq protein was modified relative to this genomic sequence to represent the inferred CDS: inserted 1 base in 1 codon), whose product MARGQYQDTDENDYTSSRETKKDSAARSRRKDLGISCMLNTELGAVLAVIRRPPLDPTSQFFVPEENVDPTILQSLKSLRALLFNTQQEWRTVDPSIYLTPFLQVIQGDDIPAAATGIALSAILKVLTLEIFDEKTPGVKEGINSIVIGITTCRLEKIDSTSEDAVMLKILQVLTGVMKHRTSVLLTDHAVCTVVNTCFQVVQQSASRGDLLQRSARYTMHELIQIIFSRLPEIEVKEGEDSESESDGHDVDVGGNLDSGYGVRCAVDIFHFLCSLLNVVQVVETESSSFQAADEDVQLFALVLINSAIEWSGDEIGRHPKLLRMIRDDLFHHLIHYGIRSSPLVLSMICSTVLNIYHFLRRFIRLQLEAFFVYVLLRVAALGSPLPLQEVALEGIINFCRQPTFIIEAFVNYDCDPLCRSIFEDTGKLLCKNTFPVASPATASQVQAFEGLATMIHNIADNIDREDDLSPFDPYPAEITEYRPFWXEKSQDELESLVEFVRVRKAQKKKILIAANHFNRDEKKGLDYLKLSKLVSDPPDPKAHAFFFRYAPGLDKNMIGDYLGDPDQFHVLVLKEFTDTFNFSGMILDTALRTFLETFRLPGESQKIQRILESFSEKFYDQQSSDTFATKDAVFILCYSLIMLNTDQHNPQVRKKMTEEEFIRNNRAINGGQDLPREYLSELFCSISNNAITLFGQPGVQVDMNPSRWIELMNRSNYTQPLVLSNFDRRLGRDMFACIAGPSVASLSAFFEHTDEEEFLHECVEVLFSIARIAQYGLEDTLDELLASFCKYTTLLNPYASAEETLFVFSNDMKPKMATLAVFTIANNFGESIRGGWGNIVDCLLKLKRLKLLPQSVIEFDTASPSSSDIPKESESAIIFPARNPKFGSRQTSSTISRFSHFLSLDSTEDSLSLNMSEFEQNLKIIKQCHIGNIFSNSSNLPDEALFNLGRSLIFAAAGKGQKFSTPIEEEETVGFCWDLVIAIALANIQRFQEFWPNFHDYMLAVAQFPMFSPIPFAEKAIIGLFKVCLKLLSTYRHEKFPEELIFKSINLMWKLDKEILDSCCELITQSASKILTEYPANLQTQLGWKSVLHLLSVTGRHPETYDQGVETLIMLLSDGTHVSRINYAYCIDCAFGFIALKNSPLDKNLKILDLMADSVNLLIQWYRNQFSESGNSFSVASNTSNSSMEDNSKGIGSLNFAMNLFLKLGEAFRKTSLARREEMRNHAILSLKRSFTLAEELDLTSTNCINCFNLVLFAMVDDLHEKMLEYSRRENSEREMRSMEGTLKISMELLTDVYLQFLKQISASPGFRTFWLGVLRRMDTCMKADLGEFGKSTVQELIPDLLRKMITQMKEKEILVRKEGEDLWEITYIQIQWIAPSLKDELFPEEIF is encoded by the exons ATGGCAAGAGGTCAATATCAAGACACAGACGAAAACGACTACACGTCGAGCCGAGAAACAAAGAAAGACTCGGCAGCCAGATCCAGAAGGAAAGATCTCGGAATCTCGTGCATGCTGAACACCGAATTGGGCGCTGTTCTGGCAGTGATCCGTCGTCCTCCTCTCGATCCAACTTCCCAATTCTTCGTTCCTGAGGAGAATGTCGATCCCACGATCCTACAATCCTTGAAATCGCTTCGAGCCCTCCTCTTCAATACCCAACAAGAATGGCGTACGGTTGATCCCTCTATCTATCTCACCCCATTCCTCCAAGTGATTCAAGGCGATGACATCCCAGCCGCCGCCACAGGTATCGCTCTTTCCGCCATTTTGAAAGTGCTTACGCTCGAAATCTTCGACGAGAAGACCCCGGGAGTGAAAGAAGGTATCAATTCCATTGTTATTGGGATCACGACCTGTCGGTTAGAGAAGATTGATTCGACTTCTGAGGATGCCGTTATGCTGAAAATCTTACAGGTTCTTACCGGTGTTATGAAGCACCGCACCTCGGTTTTGCTCACCGATCACGCTGTCTGCACTGTCGTCAACACGTGCTTTCAGGTGGTGCAGCAATCAGCGAGCAGAGGGGATTTGCTTCAGCGCAGTGCACGGTACACAATGCACGAACTAATCCAGATTATATTCTCCCGACTGCCCGAGATTGAGGTTAAGGAAGGGGAGGATTCAGAGTCTGAGTCGGATGGCCACGATGTTGACGTTGGTGGCAATTTGGATTCCGGGTATGGCGTTCGATGTGCAGTCGATATCTTTCACTTCTTGTGCTCTCTGCTAAATGTAGTTCAAGTAGTGGAGACGGAGAGTTCTAGTTTTCAAGCTGCGGACGAAGATGTGCAGCtttttgctttggttttgaTCAACTCCGCAATAGAATGGAGCGGAGATGAAATCGGGAGGCACCCGAAGCTTTTGAGGATGATCAGGGATGACCTATTTCACCATTTAATCCATTACGGAATACGATCAAGCCCTCTTGTTTTGTCCATGATTTGCAGCACTGTTTTGAACATCTACCACTTTCTTCGCAG gtttATCCGTCTCCAACTGGAAGCTTTTTTTGTCTATGTATTGCTTAGAGTTGCCGCTCTTGGAAGCCCATTGCCACTCCAAGAAGTTGCACTTGAAGGAATTATAAATTTCTGCAGGCAACCAACGTTTATAATTGAAGCCTTTGTGAACTATGATTGTGATCCCCTTTGTCGAAGCATATTTGAGGACACCGGGAAGCTACTTTGCAAGAACACGTTTCCGGTAGCTAGCCCTGCGACTGCTTCACAGGTACAAGCCTTCGAAGGATTAGCAACCATGATTCACAACATTGCGGATAATATTGATAGAGAAGATGATTTGAGCCCTTTTGATCCGTACCCAGCTGAGATCACAGAGTATAGACCCTTTT AGGAGAAATCCCAAGATGAACTCGAGTCTTTGGTGGAATTTGTAAGGGTAAGGAAAgcacagaaaaagaaaatattgattgcAGCAAACCATTTCAATAGAGATGAAAAGAAGGGATTGGATTACCTTAAACTATCCAAGTTGGTTTCTGATCCCCCAGATCCCAAAGCCCATGCTTTCTTCTTCCGCTATGCTCCTGGACTAGACAAGAACATGATTGGGGATTATCTTGGCGACCCCGATCAGTTTCACGTTCTCGTTCTTAAGGAATTCACGGATACCTTCAATTTTTCAGGCATGATTCTTGACACTGCTCTACGAACGTTTCTAGAGACTTTCCGATTGCCTGGAGAGTCTCAAAAGATACAGCGGATTCTAGAATCATTCTCAGAGAAATTTTATGATCAACAATCCTCAGATACTTTTGCAACGAAGGATGCAGTCTTCATTCTTTGCTACTCCCTTATTATGCTCAACACTGACCAACACAATCCGCAGGTAAGGAAGAAGATGACAGAAGAGGAGTTCATCAGGAACAATAGAGCAATCAATGGAGGGCAGGATCTTCCTCGGGAGTACCTTTCTGAgcttttttgttctatttcaaACAATGCTATCACCCTTTTTGGTCAGCCTGGCGTGCAAGTAGATATGAATCCAAGCAGATGGATTGAGCTGATGAATCGATCCAACTATACACAACCCTTGGTACTAAGTAATTTTGATCGTCGGCTGGGAAGAGACATGTTTGCTTGCATTGCTGGGCCATCGGTTGCTTCTCTCTCTGCATTCTTTGAACATACTGATGAAGAAGAATTCCTACATGAATGCGTTGAAGTGCTGTTCTCAATTGCCAGGATAGCACAGTATGGATTGGAAGACACTCTAGATGAGCTCCTCGCCTCTTTCTGCAAATACACTACACTGCTAAATCCTTATGCCTCTGCGGAAGAAACCTTATTTGTATTCAGCAATGATATGAAGCCAAAAATGGCCACACTAGCTGTTTTCACCATTGCCAATAACTTCGGGGAATCAATTCGTGGGGGATGGGGAAATATTGTGGACTGCTTATTGAAACTTAAAAGGCTAAAACTACTTCCCCAATCTGTCATTGAATTTGATACTGCTTCCCCCTCTTCATCTGACATCCCAAAAGAATCTGAATCAGCCATAATCTTCCCTGCTCGCAATCCTAAATTTGGTAGCCGCCAGACTTCTAGCACAATTAGTCGGTTTTCACATTTTCTATCTCTAGACAGTACGGAAGACTCTCTGTCCTTAAACATGAGTGAATTTGAACAGAATTTGAAGATCATTAAACAGTGCCATATCGGGAATATCTTCAGCAATAGTTCAAACTTACCTGATGAAGCTTTATTCAACCTTGGCCGCTCTCTAATATTTGCAGCTGCTGGAAAAGGACAAAAGTTCAGCACCcccattgaagaagaagaaacagttGGATTCTGTTGGGATTTGGTGATTGCCATTGCTTTGGCCAACATTCAAAGGTTCCAGGAATTTTGGCCTAATTTTCATGATTATATGCTAGCAGTCGCTCAGTTTCCTATGTTCTCTCCCATTCCATTCGCAGAGAAGGCCATTATAGGCCTTTTCAAGGTATGTCTTAAGCTCCTTAGTACGTATCGACATGAGAAGTTCCCAGAGGAGCTCATTTTCAAGTCCATCAATTTAATGTGGAAGCTGGACAAAGAAATCCTGGACTCATGTTGTGAGTTGATAACACAGTCAGCGAGCAAGATTCTTACAGAGTATCCTGCAAATTTGCAAACCCAATTGGGATGGAAGTCGGTGCTTCATTTGCTATCAGTCACTGGGCGGCACCCAGAAACCTATGATCAGGGAGTTGAGACATTGATCATGTTGTTGTCAGACGGGACCCATGTTTCCCGGATAAACTATGCTTACTGTATAGATTGTGCATTTGGTTTTATTGCACTCAAGAACAGTCCATTGGATAAGAATTTGAAGATTCTGGACCTAATGGCGGATTCTGTGAATTTGTTGATCCAATGGTATAGGAATCAATTCTCAGAATCAGGGAACAGTTTTAGTGTTGCGAGCAATACAAGTAACTCCTCTATGGAGGACAATTCAAAAGGTATTGGCTCTTTAAACTTTGCcatgaatttatttcttaaacttGGGGAAGCATTTCGAAAGACCAGCTTAGCCCGGCGAGAAGAGATGAGAAACCATGCAATCCTATCGCTTAAAAGAAGCTTCACACTGGCTGAGGAATTGGATCTCACTTCAACTAACTGTATTAACTGTTTTAACCTTGTCCTCTTTGCAATGGTTGATGATTTACATGAAAAGATGTTGGAATACTCAAGAAGGGAGAACTCAGAGAGGGAGATGAGAAGTATGGAAGGGACCCTAAAGATTTCAATGGAGCTCTTGACTGATGTGTACTTGCAGTTCTTGAAACAGATATCAGCGAGTCCCGGGTTTCGGACATTCTGGTTAGGGGTGTTAAGAAGAATGGATACGTGTATGAAAGCTGATTTGGGAGAGTTTGGTAAATCAACAGTTCAAGAGCTAATTCCCGACCTTTTGAGAAAGATGATCACACAGATGAAGGAAAAGGAGATTTTAGTGCGGAAGGAAGGTGAGGATCTTTGGGAGATTACCTATATTCAGATACAATGGATAGCTCCTTCACTCAAGGACGAACTATTTCCTGAAGAAATCTTTTAG
- the LOC121249491 gene encoding glycine-rich protein 23-like, which translates to MGGGGASGGGVGKGISKVIGDRGGGGGGVSGGIFGKGFDGGIGGGVGNGFVGVIGKGIGGGGSNVKGGGISGGGVGFGGGIGGGGGGGIDGVGGG; encoded by the coding sequence ATGGGAGGTGGTGGTGCTAGTGGAGGAGGAGTTGGCAAAGGTATTAGCAAAGTGATTGGTGATAGAGGTGGCGGTGGTGGAGGAGTAAGTGGTGGGATATTTGGCAAAGGATTCGATGGAGGAATTGGAGGTGGGGTTGGTAATGGATTTGTTGGAGTAATAGGGAAAGGAATTGGAGGTGGTGGTAGCAATGTTAAAGGTGGCGGTATTAGTGGTGGAGGTGTGGGTTTTGGAGGAGGCATTGGTGGTGGCGGAGGAGGAGGGATTGATGGAGTTGGAGGAGGCTAG
- the LOC121250718 gene encoding probable sulfate transporter 3.5 isoform X2 encodes MTDSSFVPPLIYAVFGNSKHIAVGTVAACSLLLQSTISDVASPKDDPALYIHLIFTTTFITGIFQTALGFLRLGILVDFLSHSTITGFMGGTAIIICLQQLKGFFGMHHFTTKTDVISVMHAIFKNRKEWRWQSAVVGVTFLCFLQTTRYVKKKNPKLFWVSAIAPMVTVVVGCLFAYFANAEYHGIQIVGHLKKGINPLSINLLNFNSKYLPTLIKAGITTGLIAMAEGIAIGRSFAIMNNEQVDGNKEMIAFGLMNIVGSFTSCYLTTGPFSKTAVNFNAGCKTAMSNVVMAIGMGLTLLFLAPLFSYTPLVALSAIIMSAMLGLINYEEAYHLFKVDKFDFIICMFAFFGVAFISMDVGIILSVGLSLIRALVYMARPATCKLGKVASSVYRDIEQYPDSTNIQGILLLQLGSPIYFANSTYLRERILRWIREEQAVSNSEGSNLENVLLDFTGVTAIDMTGIETLTEIRKTLQAYDIKMAIINPRIRVMEKMIASKFVDTIGKEYFFLSIDEAIEASRFLLRESKLQIRCNTSEDSSCIR; translated from the exons ATGACAG atTCTAGCTTTGTTCCGCCTCTCATATACGCTGTTTTCGGGAACTCGAAGCATATTGCAGTGGGAACCGTAGCTGCATGCTCATTGCTCCTGCAGTCGACCATTTCAGATGTGGCATCGCCAAAAGATGATCCGGCATTGTATATCCACTTAATTTTTACAACAACTTTCATCACTGGTATCTTTCAGACAGCTCTAGGTTTTCTGAG GTTGGGAATTTTAGTGGATTTTTTATCGCATTCGACGATAACTGGTTTTATGGGAGGGACGGCGATAATTATCTGCCTGCAACAGTTAAAGGGATTTTTCGGAATGCATCATTTCACGACTAAAACAGACGTCATATCTGTAATGCATGCAATCTTCAAGAACAGAAAGGAG TGGAGGTGGCAGAGTGCAGTAGTCGGTGTGACTTTCCTTTGTTTCCTTCAAACAACTAGATACGTG AAAAAAAAGAACCCAAAGCTATTTTGGGTGTCGGCCATAGCTCCAATGGTGACCGTTGTAGTTGGATGTTTGTTTGCTTATTTCGCTAATGCGGAGTACCATGGTATTCAAATT GTGGGACATTTGAAGAAAGGAATAAATCCTCTTTCAATCAATTTGCTAAACTTTAATTCTAAATATCTACCAACGTTAATAAAAGCGGGGATTACAACTGGCCTTATAGCTATGGCC GAAGGAATAGCAATTGGAAGAAGCTTCGCCATTATGAACAATGAACAAGTTGATGGGAATAAGGAGATGATAGCCTTTGGCTTGATGAACATTGTTGGGTCTTTCACTTCATGCTACTTGACAACTG GACCATTTTCGAAAACTGCTGTAAATTTCAATGCCGGATGTAAGACTGCCATGTCAAACGTAGTGATGGCGATCGGCATGGGGCTGACGCTGCTGTTCTTGGCTCCTCTCTTTAGTTACACCCCTCTGGTTGCTTTATCTGCCATTATAATGTCTGCTATGCTTGGACTCATCAACTATGAAGAGGCTTATCACCTCTTCAAGGTCGACAAGTTCGATTTTATCATTTGCATGTTTGCCTTCTTCGGTGTTGCATTCATAAGCATGGATGTTGGCATCATTCTTTCG GTTGGACTTAGTCTAATTAGAGCACTCGTATACATGGCAAGGCCTGCCACTTGCAAGCTTGGAAAAGTTGCCAGCTCTGTGTATCGTGACATTGAGCAGTATCCAGATTCAACGAACATCCAGGGCATCCTACTTCTACAACTTGGTTCCCCTATTTACTTTGCCAATTCCACCTACCTCAGAGAAAG GATCTTGAGGTGGATTCGAGAGGAACAGGCTGTTTCAAATTCTGAAGGAAGTAATCTTGagaatgttttattagatttcaCAG GGGTTACAGCTATTGACATGACGGGCATCGAAACGTTAACTGAAATACGTAAAACCTTGCAAGCATATGACATTAAG ATGGCAATCATAAACCCAAGGATTAGGGTTATGGAGAAGATGATAGCCTCGAAATTCGTAGACACCATTGGGAAGGAGTATTTCTTCTTGTCTATAGATGAGGCAATTGAAGCATCTCGGTTTTTGCTTCGCGAGTCGAAACTGCAAATCAGATGTAACACCTCAGAAGACTCCTCTTGTATACGGTGA
- the LOC121250718 gene encoding probable sulfate transporter 3.5 isoform X1 has protein sequence MGTPNEPEHPVSFAPPRGFSTVLKSDLKETFFPDDPFHQFKNEKPSRCAKKAIQYFVPILEWLPKYNLRLLRYDLLAGITITSLAIPQGISYAKLAFLPPIIGLYSSFVPPLIYAVFGNSKHIAVGTVAACSLLLQSTISDVASPKDDPALYIHLIFTTTFITGIFQTALGFLRLGILVDFLSHSTITGFMGGTAIIICLQQLKGFFGMHHFTTKTDVISVMHAIFKNRKEWRWQSAVVGVTFLCFLQTTRYVKKKNPKLFWVSAIAPMVTVVVGCLFAYFANAEYHGIQIVGHLKKGINPLSINLLNFNSKYLPTLIKAGITTGLIAMAEGIAIGRSFAIMNNEQVDGNKEMIAFGLMNIVGSFTSCYLTTGPFSKTAVNFNAGCKTAMSNVVMAIGMGLTLLFLAPLFSYTPLVALSAIIMSAMLGLINYEEAYHLFKVDKFDFIICMFAFFGVAFISMDVGIILSVGLSLIRALVYMARPATCKLGKVASSVYRDIEQYPDSTNIQGILLLQLGSPIYFANSTYLRERILRWIREEQAVSNSEGSNLENVLLDFTGVTAIDMTGIETLTEIRKTLQAYDIKMAIINPRIRVMEKMIASKFVDTIGKEYFFLSIDEAIEASRFLLRESKLQIRCNTSEDSSCIR, from the exons ATGGGCACTCCTAACGAACCTGAACACCCGGTAAGCTTTGCTCCCCCTAGAGGCTTTTCCACCGTCTTGAAATCGGATCTGAAAGAAACTTTCTTCCCCGACGATCCGTTCCACcaattcaaaaatgaaaaaccctCTCGCTGTGCCAAAAAAGCCATACAATACTTCGTCCCGATCCTCGAGTGGCTTCCCAAATATAATTTACGTTTACTCCGATATGATCTCCTGGCGGGCATCACCATTACTAGCCTTGCCATCCCCCAAGGAATCAGCTACGCCAAACTCGCATTCCTTCCTCCCATCATTGGCCTCT atTCTAGCTTTGTTCCGCCTCTCATATACGCTGTTTTCGGGAACTCGAAGCATATTGCAGTGGGAACCGTAGCTGCATGCTCATTGCTCCTGCAGTCGACCATTTCAGATGTGGCATCGCCAAAAGATGATCCGGCATTGTATATCCACTTAATTTTTACAACAACTTTCATCACTGGTATCTTTCAGACAGCTCTAGGTTTTCTGAG GTTGGGAATTTTAGTGGATTTTTTATCGCATTCGACGATAACTGGTTTTATGGGAGGGACGGCGATAATTATCTGCCTGCAACAGTTAAAGGGATTTTTCGGAATGCATCATTTCACGACTAAAACAGACGTCATATCTGTAATGCATGCAATCTTCAAGAACAGAAAGGAG TGGAGGTGGCAGAGTGCAGTAGTCGGTGTGACTTTCCTTTGTTTCCTTCAAACAACTAGATACGTG AAAAAAAAGAACCCAAAGCTATTTTGGGTGTCGGCCATAGCTCCAATGGTGACCGTTGTAGTTGGATGTTTGTTTGCTTATTTCGCTAATGCGGAGTACCATGGTATTCAAATT GTGGGACATTTGAAGAAAGGAATAAATCCTCTTTCAATCAATTTGCTAAACTTTAATTCTAAATATCTACCAACGTTAATAAAAGCGGGGATTACAACTGGCCTTATAGCTATGGCC GAAGGAATAGCAATTGGAAGAAGCTTCGCCATTATGAACAATGAACAAGTTGATGGGAATAAGGAGATGATAGCCTTTGGCTTGATGAACATTGTTGGGTCTTTCACTTCATGCTACTTGACAACTG GACCATTTTCGAAAACTGCTGTAAATTTCAATGCCGGATGTAAGACTGCCATGTCAAACGTAGTGATGGCGATCGGCATGGGGCTGACGCTGCTGTTCTTGGCTCCTCTCTTTAGTTACACCCCTCTGGTTGCTTTATCTGCCATTATAATGTCTGCTATGCTTGGACTCATCAACTATGAAGAGGCTTATCACCTCTTCAAGGTCGACAAGTTCGATTTTATCATTTGCATGTTTGCCTTCTTCGGTGTTGCATTCATAAGCATGGATGTTGGCATCATTCTTTCG GTTGGACTTAGTCTAATTAGAGCACTCGTATACATGGCAAGGCCTGCCACTTGCAAGCTTGGAAAAGTTGCCAGCTCTGTGTATCGTGACATTGAGCAGTATCCAGATTCAACGAACATCCAGGGCATCCTACTTCTACAACTTGGTTCCCCTATTTACTTTGCCAATTCCACCTACCTCAGAGAAAG GATCTTGAGGTGGATTCGAGAGGAACAGGCTGTTTCAAATTCTGAAGGAAGTAATCTTGagaatgttttattagatttcaCAG GGGTTACAGCTATTGACATGACGGGCATCGAAACGTTAACTGAAATACGTAAAACCTTGCAAGCATATGACATTAAG ATGGCAATCATAAACCCAAGGATTAGGGTTATGGAGAAGATGATAGCCTCGAAATTCGTAGACACCATTGGGAAGGAGTATTTCTTCTTGTCTATAGATGAGGCAATTGAAGCATCTCGGTTTTTGCTTCGCGAGTCGAAACTGCAAATCAGATGTAACACCTCAGAAGACTCCTCTTGTATACGGTGA